In Drosophila yakuba strain Tai18E2 chromosome 2R, Prin_Dyak_Tai18E2_2.1, whole genome shotgun sequence, a single genomic region encodes these proteins:
- the LOC6531559 gene encoding kinesin-like protein KIF13A isoform X1 produces MASDKIKVAVRVRPFNRREIELDTKCIVEMEKQQTILQNPPTLEKIERKQPKTFAFDHCFYSSNPEDENFASQETVFDCVGRGILDNAFQGYNACIFAYGQTGSGKSYTMMGSQESKGIIPRLCDQLFSAIANKSTPELMYKVEVSYMEIYNEKVHDLLDPKPNKQSLKVREHNVMGPYVDGLSQLAVTSYQDIDNLMTEGNKSRTVAATNMNAESSRSHAVFSVVLTQILTDQATGVSGEKVSRMSLVDLAGSERAVKTGAVGDRLKEGSNINKSLTTLGLVISKLADQSNGKKSGNDKFVPYRDSVLTWLLKDNLGGNSRTVMVATISPSADNYEETLSTLRYADRAKRIVNHAVVNEDPNARIIRELRHEVETLRSMLKHATGSPVGDVQDKLAESENLMKQISQTWEEKLVKTERIQNERQQALEKMGISVQASGIKVEKNKYYLVNLNADPSLNELLVYYLKDRTLIGGRSISGQQPDIQLSGLGIQPEHCVITIEDSGLYMEPVQGARCFVNGSAAVEKTPLQNGDRILWGNHHFFRVNSPKSNNTSMCASEPQTPAQLIDYNFARDEIMQNELSNDPIQTAIARLERQHEEDKQVALEKQRQEYERQFQQLRNILSPSTPYAPYAPYDPLRMGKITPNTPTSQMRVEKWAQERDEMFRRSLGQLKTDIMRANSLVQEANFLAEEMEKKTKFSVTLQIPPANLSPNRRRGAFVSEPAILVKRTNSGSQIWTMEKLENKLIDMREMYQEHKERVLNGLPLIEPFSDDEFDDKDEDNAKPQDPFYESQENHNLIGVANIFLEVLFHDVKLDYHTPIISQQGEVAGRLQVEIERIAGQMPQDRMCESVSESSGDSRDEYDDPVDPSSNQITCRVTIKCASGLPLSLSNFVFCQYTFWGHQEMVVPVINAESTAHDQNMVFKFEHTQDFTVTINEEFLEHCIEGALSIEVWGHRSAGFSKTKGWEVEQQQAKARSLVDRWAELSRKIELWVEIHELNDNGEYSPVEVTNRNEVLTGGIYQLRQGQQRRVNVRVKPVQNSGTLPIICQSIVNVAIGSVTVRSRLQRPLDSYQEEDLTVLREKWSEALGRRRQYLDQQIQMLIKKEEKNEQERERELSLVHQWVSLTEERNAVLVPAPGSGIPGAPASWEPPSGMEPHVPVLFLNLNGDDLSAQNTNDELSVAGINSILSKEHGHKFYTLQILQHLDKDVCCVASWDSSMHDSQALNRVTEANERVYLILRTTVRLSHPAPMDLVLRKRLSINIKKGQTLTDRLKKFRLVRGENAIWQSGVTYEVVSNIPKASEELEDRESLAQLAASGDDCSASDGETYIEKYTRGVSAVESILTLDRLRQNVAVKELETAHGQPLSMRKTVSVPNFSQAVKDTTNTGSIMRFDASMESLLNVGRSESFADLNNSALGNKFTPAGHSPAGAGGVIRSRHSFGGKGSSDDSPGKAFGIGSISLLSGKGQTYAQIKSEARPTFLNLNLNLNTLRIAPTKPSPATSKLLGMRMTTLHEEPLGGHRSLDEEPEDSYSDSEYAAEYEQERQQNKSMATRSRLTASKTMDSFMDVSSHSNQSYLSYTSSANTNMKHLTGLATLSMSSSTSSGYGSQAVSCNNLSNEDIASMRSMSIDETPDFDRVNSNSPPNRQARVNPFLKDMPKAKIQEQPEPQAKKLQEAFTHPLEQLESRDNAQSDDDECAQLPKNNNNNEDLVKEPNQPAGQTELEEAIPQPESRTEFATDNQNGNRSSDELSHSSEDLLEGDGIVREELPAGKVVRRKKSNTQPPTNGNSINNNNNSTSQAPRINHRASVAKMEGLAAYMDSSIMTSSTEVDEESKDVEVVLPEWIVVGESVLIRPYNTSGVIRFVGTTEFQPGAWIGVELDTPTGKNDGSVKGVQYFQCKPKHGMFVRSDKLMLDKRGKAMRAYKAAEKSNSISKEMSTSMTGSMTRSKSRGDSLNLSARK; encoded by the exons AAATCGAACTGGATACGAAATGTAtcgtggaaatggaaaaacagCAGACTATTCTGCAGAATCCGCCAACACTGGAAAAAATCGAAAG AAAACAACCAAAGACATTTGCATTCGATCACTGCTTTTACTCATCGAACCCCGAGGACGAGAACTTTGCGTCCCAGGAGACTGTATTCGATTGCGTGGGACGTGGAATTCTGGATAATGCATTCCAGGGCTATAATGCGTGCATATTTGCTTACGGCCAGACAG GTTCTGGCAAATCCTACACGATGATGGGCTCCCAGGAGAGCAAGGGCATCATTCCACGTCTGTGTGACCAGCTCTTCTCGGCCATAGCAAACAAATCCACACCAGAGCTTATGTACAAGGTGGAGGTGTCCTACATGGAGATTTATAACGAGAAGGTCCACGATCTGCTCGATCCCAAGCCGAACAAACAGTCGCTCAAGGTTCGCGAGCATAATGTAATGGGCCCGTATGTGGACGGACTGTCGCAGCTGGCTGTGACATCCTATCAGGATATCGACAACCTGATGACCGAGGGCAACAAGTCCCGAACGGTGGCCGCCACCAATATGAACGCCGAGTCGTCGCGCTCCCACGCCGTCTTCTCGGTGGTCCTCACGCAGATACTCACGGATCAGGCGACGGGCGTGAGTGGCGAGAAGGTGTCCCGCATGTCCCTGGTGGATTTGGCTGGCTCCGAGCGGGCTGTGAAAACGGGAGCTGTTGGCGATCGTCTTAAGGAAGGCTCCAACATCAACAA ATCTCTGACCACACTTGGCCTGGTCATCTCCAAGCTGGCCGATCAATCCAATGGCAAGAAGAGCGGTAACGACAAATTCGTTCCCTACCGCGATTCCGTGCTCACCTGGCTCCTAAAAGACAACTTGGGTGGCAACTCCAGGACTGTAATGGTAGCGACAATCTCGCCGTCGGCAGATAACTACGAGGAGACGCTTTCCACGCTGCGTTATGCAGATCGAGCCAAGCGCATTGTTAACCACGCTGTTGTCAACGAAGATCCCAATGCCCGCATCATTCGTGAGCTGCGACACGAGGTGGAGACTCTTAGAAGTATGTTGAAACACGCCACTGGTTCACCGGTGGGCGATGTGCAGGATAAATTGGCGGAGAGCGAGAACCTGATGAAACAGATTTCGCAGACTTGGGAGGAGAAGCTGGTTAAGACAGAACGCATTCAGAACGAACGGCAGCAGGCTCTGGAGAAAATGGGCATTAGTGTACAGGCCAGTGGCATCAAAGTAGAGAAGAACAAGTACTACTTGGTCAATTTAAATGCCGATCCGTCCCTCAACGAGTTGCTGGTCTACTATCTGAAG GATCGCACACTGATTGGCGGACGCAGTATCAGTGGCCAGCAGCCGGATATACAACTTTCCGGTCTCGGAATCCAGCCCGAACACTGTGTGATCACTATCGAGGATAGTGGACTATATATGGAGCCAGTGCAGGGAGCGCGCTGCTTTGTCAACGgatctgctgctgttgaaaaGACACCACTCCAGAACGGCGACCGTATCCTGTGGGGCAACCACCACTTTTTCCGCGTCAACTCGCCGAAGAGTAATAACACTAGTATGTGTGCCTCGGAACCCCAGACGCCGGCGCAACTGATTGATTACAATTTCGCACGCGATGAGATTATGCAGAACGAACTGAGCAACGACCCCATCCAGACGGCCATTGCTCGACTGGAACGTCAGCACGAGGAAGATAAGCAGGTGGCGCTTGAAAAACAACGTCAGGAGTACGAGCGTCAGTTCCAGCAGCTGCGCAATATTCTGTCGCCTAGTACACCATATGCTCCTTACGCTCCTTACGATCCATTGCGCATGGGCAAGATTACTCCAAATACTCCCACCTCGCAGATGCGGGTGGAAAAATGGGCGCAG GAACGAGATGAGATGTTCCGTCGCAGTTTGGGTCAGCTGAAAACGGATATTATGCGTGCGAATTCTCTGGTCCAGGAGGCCAACTTTTTGGCAGAGGAGATGGAGAAGAAGACCAAGTTTTCAGTCACTCTGCAGATTCCGCCAGCCAATTTGAGTCCCAACAGAAGGCGTGGGGCATTTGTCAGCGAACCCGCTATTCTGGTGAAGCGCACAAACTCCGGTAGCCAGATCTGGACGatggaaaagctggaaaacaAGCTGATAGACATGCGCGAGATGTACCAGGAGCACAAGGAGCGCGTTCTAAACGGACTG CCCCTTATAGAGCCATTCTCAGACGACGAGTTCGATGACAAG GACGAGGATAATGCCAAGCCACAGGATCCGTTCTACGAGTCGCAAGAGAACCACAATCTCATTGGTGTGGCCAATATATTCCTGGAGGTTCTGTTTCATGACGTCAAGCTGGACTACCACACGCCGATCATCAGCCAGCAAGGCGAGGTAGCGGGTCGTCTTCAGGTGGAGATCGAACGAATTGCCGGCCAGATGCCACAAGACCGCATGTGCGAGTCCGTCTCAGAATCGTCTGGCGATTCACGGGACGAGTACGATGACCCGGTGGATCCCTCATCCAATCAGATTACCTGCCGTGTGACGATCAAGTGCGCCAGTGGACTGCCATTATCGCTCTCCAACTTTGTCTTTTGCCAGTACACTTTTTGGGGTCACCAAGAGATGGTTGTTCCGGTTATCAATGCTGAATCAACGGCGCACGACCAGAACATGGTGTTTAAGTTCGAACACACCCAGGACTTCACGGTTACCATAAACGAAGAGTTTTTGGAGCATTGCATAGAAGGAGCTCTGTCCATCGAGGTGTGGGGCCATCGGAGTGCCGGCTTCTCCAAGACAAAGGGCTGGGaagtggagcagcagcaagccAAGGCCCGTTCCCTGGTCGATCGCTGGGCGGAGCTGTCGCGGAAGATCGAGCTTTGGGTGGAGATCCACGAGCTTAATGACAACGGCGAATATTCGCCAGTGGAGGTGACCAATCGCAACGAGGTCTTGACCGGTGGCATCTACCAGTTGCGTCAGGGTCAGCAGCGGCGTGTGAATGTACGGGTGAAGCCGGTGCAGAACTCTGGCACCTTGCCCATTATCTGCCAGTCGATTGTGAACGTTGCCATTGGCAGTGTGACAGTTCGATCTCGGCTGCAGCGACCGCTGGATTCTTACCAGGAGGAAGATCTCACCGTGCTGCGCGAGAAGTGGAGCGAAGCACTGGGACGAAGACGTCAATACCTTGACCAACAAATCCAAATGCTTATAAAGAAGGAGGAGAAGAACGAGCAGGAGCGCGAGCGGGAGCTAAGCTTGGTTCATCAGTGGGTCTCGTTGACGGAGGAGCGCAATGCGGTACTGGTGCCAGCTCCTGGCTCAGGCATTCCGGGAGCACCTGCTTCATGGGAGCCGCCGTCCGGAATGGAGCCCCATGTGCCCGTCCTCTTCCTCAACCTTAACGGCGACGATCTGTCGGCACAGAACACCAATGATGAGCTTTCCGTCGCTGGCATCAATTCCATTCTGTCCAAGGAGCATGGACATAAGTTTTACACGCTGCAAATTCTGCAGCACCTGGATAAGGATGTGTGCTGTGTGGCCAGCTGGGACTCTTCGATGCACGACAGTCAGGCCCTGAACCGTGTCACTGAGGCCAACGAGCGAGTCTACCTTATTCTGCGTACCACGGTACGCCTTTCGCATCCAGCGCCCATGGATCTCGTGCTCCGCAAGCGACTGAGCATTAACATCAAGAAGGGACAGACGCTAACTGACCGCCTAAAGAAGTTCCGACTTGTGCGGGGAGAGAACGCCATCTGGCAGAGCGGCGTCACCTATGAGGTGGTCTCTAACATTCCAAAGGCTTCCGAGGAGTTGGAGGACCGCGAGTCCCTTGCGCAGTTGGCTGCCAGCGGAGATGATTGCTCCGCAAGTGATGGCGAAACCTACATAG AGAAATACACGCGCGGTGTTTCGGCGGTGGAGAGCATTCTGACTCTGGATCGACTGCGACAGAATGTGGCGGTCAAGGAGTTGGAAACGGCACATGGTCAGCCGCTCAGCATGCGCAAGACCGTCAGCGTGCCGAACTTCTCACAG GCGGTCAAAGACACCACCAATACCGGGAGT ATTATGCGCTTCGATGCATCGATGGAGTCGCTGCTGAATGTGGGACGATCCGAGTCCTTTGCCGATCTCAATAACAGCGCTTTAGGCAACAAGTTTACCCCAG CAGGTCACAGTCCAGCAGGAGCAGGCGGAGTCATCCGAAGTCGCCACAGCTTTGGAGGCAAAGGAAGCAGCGATGATTCTCCCGGAAAAGCCTTTGGCATTG GCTCAATATCTCTGCTGTCAGGTAAAGGCCAAACTTATGCCCAAATCAAATCCGAAG CGCGTCCAACATTTTTGAATCTCAATTTGAACTTGAACACTTTGAGAATTGCGCCAACGAAAC CTTCGCCAGCTACTAGTAAGCTGCTGGGCATGCGCATGACCACGTTGCACGAGGAGCCACTGGGCGGACACAGATCTCTCGACGAAGAGCCTGAGGACAGCTACAGCGACTCGGAGTACGCTGCCGAGTACGAGCAGGAGcggcagcaaaacaaaagcatggCCACGCGATCCCGCCTCACGGCTTCCAAGACCATGGACTCATTCATGGACGTCAGCAGCCATTCGAACCAGAGCTACTTGAGTTACACGTCCAGTGCCAACACTAACATGAAGCATCTGACCGGCTTGGCGACGCTGAGCATGAGCTCATCCACCAGCAGCGGCTATGGCTCCCAGGCTGTCTCCTGCAACAATCTGAGCAACGAGGATATTGCTTCAATGCGTTCCATGAGCATTGATGAGACTCCAG ATTTCGATCGAGTCAACTCGAATTCGCCACCAAACCGGCAGGCACGAGTTAACCCCTTCCTCAAGGACATGCCCAAAGCTAAAATACAAGAGCAACCAGAGCCGCAGGCCAAGAAGCTGCAGGAAGCATTCACGCATCCGTTGGAGCAGCTGGAGTCCAGGGACAACGCACAAAGCGACGATGATGAATGCGCGCAACTGCCAaagaataacaacaacaacgaggaCTTGGTAAAGGAGCCGAATCAACCTGCAGGCCAAACGGAGCTGGAAGAAGCTATACCGCAGCCTGAATCACGAACGGAGTTTGCCACAGACAATCAGAACGGCAACAGGTCCTCCGACGAGTTAAGCCACAGTTCCGAGGATCTGCTCGAAGGCGATGGCATCGTCCGGGAAGAGTTGCCCGCCGGAAAGGTGGTGCGGCGCAAGAAGTCCAACACCCAGCCCCCGACCAATGGCAACAgcataaataacaacaacaatagcacAAGCCAGGCACCACGCATCAATCATCGGGCATCGGTGGCCAAAATGGAGGGTCTGGCCGCATACATGGACTCTAGCATTATGACCAGCAGCACTGAAGTTGATG AGGAAAGTAAGGATGTGGAAGTGGTTCTGCCCGAGTGGATTGTGGTGGGCGAGTCAGTGTTAATCCGACCCTATAACACCAGCGGCGTCATCCGCTTTGTGGGGACCACGGAATTCCAACCCGGTGCTTGGATTGGCGTTGAATTGGACACACCGACGGGCAAAAACGACGGCAGCGTGAAGGGCGTTCAGTATTTCCAGTGCAAGCCCAAGCACGGCATGTTTGTGCGCTCCGATAAGTTGATGCTGGACAAGCGTGGCAAGGCGATGCGAGCCTACAAGGCCGCCGAGaagagcaacagcatcagcaaaG agATGAGTACCTCGATGACTGGTTCGATGACACGCTCCAAGAGCCGCGGCGATTCGCTAAACCTTTCGGCGCGTAAATGA